In Diceros bicornis minor isolate mBicDic1 chromosome 24, mDicBic1.mat.cur, whole genome shotgun sequence, the following are encoded in one genomic region:
- the LOC131420887 gene encoding cytochrome c oxidase assembly protein COX16 homolog, mitochondrial yields the protein MHREAKARGESSTSSPWRRIGPLRFRRPRWARLAGRPSGSESSVMFADAVKRALRRNKTLRYGVPMLLLIVGGSFGLREFSQIRYDAVKIKIDPELEKKLKMSKVSLESEYEKIKDSAFDDWKNIRGPRPWEDPDLLQGRNPEILKTKTT from the exons ATGCACCGGGAGGCTAAGGCGAGGGGTGAGTCCAGCACGTCCTCGCCTTGGAGGAGGATTGGGCCGCTGAGGTTCAGGAGGCCGCGCTGGGCCCGTTTGGCGGGGCGTCCGAGCGGGTCGGAGAGTTCAGTCATGTTTGCAGACGCGGTGAAGCGCGCCCTGCGCAGGAACAAGACCCTTCGCTACGGAGTCCCCATGTTG TTGCTGATTGTTGGAGGTTCTTTTGGTCTTCGTGAGTTTTCACAAATCCGTTatgatgctgtgaagattaaa ATTGATCCTGAAttagaaaagaaactgaaaatgagTAAAGTATCATTGGAATCAGAGTATGAG AAAATAAAGGACTCCGCTTTTGATGACTGGAAGAATATTCGAGGACCCAGGCCTTGGGAAGATCCTGATCTCCTCCAAGGACGAAATCCAGAAATCCTTAAGACTAAAACAACTTGA